A region of the Nocardia nova SH22a genome:
CCACAGCAATGTCCGGAAATAGGCGCCCCGACCACTCGGCCCCAGCTCCACCCCGATGCCGTACACGGTCACCGCGAGGGCGGCCACCAGAACCGCCCACCACAGCGACCGCCAGCGCAGCCGCGCGAACGCACCCCGTACCACCTGGAAAGACCACTGCGACAACCTGTTTCGCAGCCCGATCCCGACGGCTCCCGAGGTGCCCGACTGCGCCGACACCACCTGGGTCGACCCCGGCCGCTCGGCACCCCGGCTCGCGGAATCCTGTTGCAGCTCCGATCGATCGCCGCAGGCCCGTACGACGTCGGCGGATGGATCCGGGCGACCCGCAGACGCATCCGCGATATCGACCGGCCGACTCGGGCGCCCCGCCGGCCCGCCCACACCATCAACCGGGAGACCCGAGCGATCCACCGGTCCAGCCACTACATCTCCTGGCGAATCCGGTCGACCGATCTCGGAGCCCGGCCGAGTGGCGGCCAGCTGACGACCCGCCTCGTCCACGACATCGACCGGAAGATCCGGCGGGCCCACAGATCCGCCCCCGATATCGACGGGCACATCCGGTCGACCGGGCACATCGACAGCCTCGACCGCGACACCTGAGTGAGCGATGGACGGGGGCGATTGCACCGATCGACCACTCGAAACATCGACGGCATCGCCTGGAACCAGCTCGCCAGCCGACCCGCCCGCGACATCCACCGGCGCATCCAGTCGACCGGACGCGTCCACGGCCTCGACGGCGGCGTTCCCAGGAGCACCGGACGAGGCCGATGTGCCGATCGGCAGCGCCTGGACGTGCGCGGATTCCGTCTCACCGGCGGAGCTGCCCCCAGCGGGCGCGGGGGACTCTTTCTCCTGGTGTCCGGCCCGCCACAGCAGCGTCGACGCGGCGATGAGCACCACCAGCAGGGCGCACCACACGACCATGGCTCGTTGTGCGTGTGCCGCCGTCCATACGGTGGTCGCCGCGGGGCCCACCAGCAGGACGAGGATCAGGATCAGTGCGGGGAGCTGGGCGGGCCAGGTGGCCCATCGGTGCGGGTGGCGGCCCGGGACCACCGGGCCCGCGAGCCGGGCGGGCGCCAGTTCCACGGTCAGGCCGTGGGCGCTGAGCTTTCCGGCCGTCATCGCGGCCTCCGTTCGAAATCCTGCATGGTCCGCACGGCCTGATCGACCGCCGCATCGGTGCGGTCGCCCCGGCCGTCGCCGACGGTGACGAGCAGATCGGTCAGCGCCCGCCACAGTCCCTCGCGGCGTCCGGCGGCGCCGATGAGGTCGGCGAAATCGAAGTGGGTCCACGAATGCAGGTCGGCGGCAACGGGTTCCAGCAGCGGCGGATGATCGGGCACCGTCCGGGTGCCCGGCGCGAGGAAGCCGCCGAAATCGCTGATCCAGCCCGCGACCGCGCCCGGTGCGGTCAGCGCCTCGATCACCGGTTCGACATTGTGGGCTCCCGAGGCGGTCGCCACGATCACATCGCCGCCACCGATCGCGGGGCGCGGTCTTCCCGGCGCCACCGCCGGGAACGGCATCACACCGACGGCCTCCTTGGACCGCCGGGCCCGGCGCAGGCAGCTGTTCACGATCGGCTCGGCGAAATCGGGCGCCACCACCATCGCCGCGCGGCGATGTTCGAACACCTCCCGGACCGAGTCGGGGAACTGCGAGGTCAGGGTGGCGGCCAGCCCGCCGGGAAAGGTGTTGCGCGGCGACCACAGCGTGGCCAGGCGGCGCATACCCGCGCGCACCGCGTCGCTGTTCCAGTCCCGCGGCCCGGTCCGGGGGTCGTCCACCGCCAGCCGCTCGTAGTCCCCGGGTGATTCGCTGAACAGAACATTGCCGAACAGGTCCGCGAGCACCCAGCCGTCGGCCGCGCCGAGTGCGAACGGATTCCTGTCGGTCGCCGCCGCGGCACGCTGCGGCCAGTCCGACACCGTCCATTCCTTCGGATCGTCGCGCGGACCGGAGCCCCGGAAGGCGTATCGGTCATACCACAGCAGCGATTTGTCGGCGGCCTTGAACGGAATCCCGTAGAGCGCCTTGTCTTTCCACACCAGTGGTTCCCACTGCGGGCGATAGCGCGGGCCGTCCGCGTCGGCCCACAGTGTGGGCGGCAGGGCACGCAGGGTGCCACCGGCCAGCTCCGGGATCCGGCCGATATCGGGCAGCATCACCAGATCCGGCGCCGAACGTCCGCGCGCCTGCAGGGCGGTGTCGATATCGTCGCCCAGCGGCAGCACCGCCACCGTATCGGCCAGGCCCGCGTCGGCGAGCACCCGGCGGAAGGCGATCAGCTCGGATCCGCTCCACGGCACCGCGATTCGGACCGACGCCGGATGTCCGAACAGGACGCCGGGCGCGCAGGCCGACAGCAGCGGCGCCAGCGCGGCCGCGCGCAACACCGTCCTCCGCTTCGCCATCGCCACCCCCGAGAGAACCGAGTCCACCTGCCGGGCATCAGAATTCGAATGCCGGCCCGCAGTCGCGGACCGGCATTCGGATCATCGCTGATATCGGGGGTACCCGTTACCGCCCCGGATATTCCGGCGGCTGCCACGGCCGGCCCCCGGCCTCGGGGCGGGGCGCCTGCTGTGGTTGCTGTTGCGGCGCGGGCGGGATCGGCGCGCTCTGGGTCGGCAACGGCCGCGGCGACGGCGGAGGTGCGGTCAGCGGTGAGTCGACCGGTGTCGCCGCCGCCGCTTCTGCGGCACGTACGGCGCGCTCGGCGGCCGGGTCGGTCTTGATGTCGAACCAGTCGGCGACTTCCTCGGCATCGTCGTCGGGACCGCTCGTCGAATCGTCGTCGGGGCTGGATTCGTACCGGAATACACCGTCGTCGCCCTGGGTCCCGAAGTTGCGGGCGAACCCTTCCAGTGCCTTGCCGAAATCGCTGGGCACCATCCACACCTTGTTCGCGTCGCCCTTGGCGACCAGCGGCAGGGTCTGCATGTACTGGTAGGCAAGCAGTTCCGGGGTGGGCTTGCCGGATTTGATTGCCGCGAAGACCTTTTCGATGGCCTTCGCCTGGCCCTGGGCCTGCAGGTAGGCCGCGGCGCGTTCACCCTGTGCCCGCAGGATCCGGCTCTGCCGTTCACCCTCGGCGGACAGGATCGCCGACTGCTTGGAGCCCTCGGCCGCGAGGATCTGCGACTGCTTGGCACCTTCGGCGGTCTTGATCTGCGCCTCGCGATTACCTTCGGCGGTCAGGATTATCGCGCGCTTCTCACGGTCGGCCTTCATCTGCTTCTCCATCGATTCCTGGATCGACGGCGGCGGATCGATGGCCTTCAGTTCCACTCGCGCGACCCGCAGGCCCCAGCGGCCGGTGGCCTCGTCCAGGACACCACGCAGCTGCGAGTTGATCTGGTCGCGGGAGGTCAGCGTCTCCTCCAGGGTCATACCACCGACCACGTTGCGCAGCGTGGTGATGGTGAGCTGCTCGACCGCGGCGATGTAGTTGCTGATCTCGTAGACCGCCGCCTGCGGGCTGGTGACCTGGAAGTACACCACCGAGTCGATCTGCACGGTGAGGTTGTCCTGGGTGATCACCGGCTGCGGCGGGAAGGACACGACCCGCTCGCGCAGATCCACCTTCGCGCGGATCCGGTCGGCGAACGGGACCAGGAAGGTCAACTGCCCGGAGACGGTGCGCGAATATCTGCCCAGCCGCTCGATGACCGCGGCTTCGGCCTGTGGCACGAGCGCGATCGACTTGAAGACCACCACCGCGACCAGCACCACGATGACGATCGCGACGATCAGTACAGCCATTTACGGCCCCTTCCAGACGACGGCGTGCGCGCCGTCGATCTTCATGACGTAGACGGTCTCACCCTCGGCATACTCATCGGCCGGATCGAACGGGCGCGCGCTCCACACCTCGCCCCCGATCTTCACCTGACCGCTGTTCTCGTTGACCGCCTCGAGCACCTTCGCCGTCTTCCCCGGCAGTGCGTCGACATTGGTCGGCGTGGGCGGCGGAGTTGCGAAGCGGCGCAACAACATCGGCCGGACCAGCAGCAGCAGGGCGATCGCGGACACGGCGAAGACCACGGCGTCGATCACCAGCGACGTCTGTCCGATCCCCGACACTCCCGCTGTGACCAGTGCCGCGCCACCCAACATGAGCAGCGTGAAATCACCGGTGAGCATCTCGGCTGCGGCGAGCAGAATTCCCGCGACC
Encoded here:
- a CDS encoding ABC transporter substrate-binding protein is translated as MAKRRTVLRAAALAPLLSACAPGVLFGHPASVRIAVPWSGSELIAFRRVLADAGLADTVAVLPLGDDIDTALQARGRSAPDLVMLPDIGRIPELAGGTLRALPPTLWADADGPRYRPQWEPLVWKDKALYGIPFKAADKSLLWYDRYAFRGSGPRDDPKEWTVSDWPQRAAAATDRNPFALGAADGWVLADLFGNVLFSESPGDYERLAVDDPRTGPRDWNSDAVRAGMRRLATLWSPRNTFPGGLAATLTSQFPDSVREVFEHRRAAMVVAPDFAEPIVNSCLRRARRSKEAVGVMPFPAVAPGRPRPAIGGGDVIVATASGAHNVEPVIEALTAPGAVAGWISDFGGFLAPGTRTVPDHPPLLEPVAADLHSWTHFDFADLIGAAGRREGLWRALTDLLVTVGDGRGDRTDAAVDQAVRTMQDFERRPR
- a CDS encoding SPFH domain-containing protein, translating into MAVLIVAIVIVVLVAVVVFKSIALVPQAEAAVIERLGRYSRTVSGQLTFLVPFADRIRAKVDLRERVVSFPPQPVITQDNLTVQIDSVVYFQVTSPQAAVYEISNYIAAVEQLTITTLRNVVGGMTLEETLTSRDQINSQLRGVLDEATGRWGLRVARVELKAIDPPPSIQESMEKQMKADREKRAIILTAEGNREAQIKTAEGAKQSQILAAEGSKQSAILSAEGERQSRILRAQGERAAAYLQAQGQAKAIEKVFAAIKSGKPTPELLAYQYMQTLPLVAKGDANKVWMVPSDFGKALEGFARNFGTQGDDGVFRYESSPDDDSTSGPDDDAEEVADWFDIKTDPAAERAVRAAEAAAATPVDSPLTAPPPSPRPLPTQSAPIPPAPQQQPQQAPRPEAGGRPWQPPEYPGR
- a CDS encoding NfeD family protein → MAAIVWLVAGILLAAAEMLTGDFTLLMLGGAALVTAGVSGIGQTSLVIDAVVFAVSAIALLLLVRPMLLRRFATPPPTPTNVDALPGKTAKVLEAVNENSGQVKIGGEVWSARPFDPADEYAEGETVYVMKIDGAHAVVWKGP